The Geoglobus acetivorans genome window below encodes:
- a CDS encoding ferritin family protein — MDPEEILEKAREMERDAIKIYTEMKKSADHETIELLDYLINQEKEHLRMISERLKAIKIIKRK; from the coding sequence ATGGATCCGGAGGAGATACTGGAGAAAGCAAGAGAAATGGAGAGGGATGCAATCAAAATATACACCGAAATGAAAAAGAGTGCAGACCACGAAACCATCGAACTTCTGGATTACCTAATCAATCAGGAAAAGGAACACCTTCGAATGATTTCTGAGAGATTGAAGGCCATCAAGATTATCAAAAGAAAATAG